From the genome of Schaalia dentiphila ATCC 17982, one region includes:
- a CDS encoding acetyl/propionyl/methylcrotonyl-CoA carboxylase subunit alpha: protein MRTINRILVANRGEIALRVCRTATDMGIATIAVYADQDMAAPHTREADEALSLGGDDAASTYLNGEKILAIALETGADAIHPGYGFLSENSEFARAVEDAGIAWLGPASSVIDALGDKIKARRVAEACGVAPVPGVSEPVTSREEVEAFIASAGYPVVLKRADGGGGRGISIIRSQADLDLFFARHTDASDLGAHFVERFVEVARHVETQSARDTHGNFHVISTRDCSVQRRNQKLVEEAPAPFLPEGAHETLVNASRALFEHVDYVGVGTVEFLLEPDGNIWFLEVNPRLQVEHPVSEEVTGIDLVREQIRIAQGLPLTTPPEPRGHSFEFRVTSEDPSKDLTPTAGRLDEVHWPLGPGIRLELGIDQGDSVQTAFDSMIAKIIVTGADREQALARSRRALAEFSVQGVATPVPVYQDIINDPDFCGVGGFNISTRWFETTFMPKHDYSDLAVPAEASSTADLPRQTYIIELDGRRVSLTLPAGMFNAPAAAAPRPPQPLRSAPRRAGSSTIQAGPHQGAPGDIVAPMQAIVVALAVSEGDQVEEGQLVAVLEAMKMEKPLLAPRAGTVRSLSIKQGDTVTAGTRIAHIATEEEAE from the coding sequence GTGCGAACAATTAATCGAATCCTTGTCGCCAACCGTGGCGAAATCGCTCTGCGCGTGTGCCGCACGGCCACCGACATGGGCATCGCAACAATCGCGGTCTACGCCGATCAGGATATGGCCGCGCCTCATACACGCGAGGCCGACGAGGCCCTGTCCCTCGGTGGCGACGATGCAGCGTCGACGTATTTGAACGGTGAGAAGATCCTGGCGATCGCTCTGGAGACTGGTGCGGATGCGATTCATCCCGGCTACGGGTTCCTCTCGGAGAACTCCGAGTTTGCACGGGCTGTCGAGGATGCAGGTATCGCGTGGCTCGGCCCCGCGTCTTCCGTCATCGACGCGCTGGGCGACAAGATCAAGGCCCGCCGTGTGGCAGAGGCGTGCGGCGTGGCTCCCGTCCCCGGTGTGTCCGAACCCGTGACCTCGCGCGAGGAGGTCGAGGCGTTCATCGCCTCCGCCGGTTACCCCGTAGTGCTCAAGCGCGCCGACGGCGGCGGCGGCCGAGGCATCAGCATCATCCGCTCGCAGGCCGACCTCGACCTGTTCTTCGCGCGTCACACGGACGCTTCCGACCTGGGCGCTCACTTCGTCGAGCGTTTTGTTGAGGTCGCCCGTCACGTCGAGACGCAGTCGGCGCGCGACACGCACGGTAACTTCCACGTCATCTCGACCCGTGACTGCTCGGTGCAGCGTCGCAACCAGAAGCTGGTCGAGGAGGCTCCCGCCCCGTTCCTGCCTGAGGGCGCGCACGAGACCCTCGTGAATGCGTCGCGCGCACTGTTCGAGCACGTCGACTACGTGGGCGTGGGCACGGTGGAGTTCCTGCTCGAGCCCGACGGCAACATCTGGTTCCTCGAGGTCAACCCGCGTCTGCAGGTCGAGCACCCCGTGTCCGAGGAAGTCACGGGCATCGACCTGGTGCGCGAGCAGATTCGTATCGCGCAGGGCCTGCCGCTGACTACTCCCCCGGAGCCTCGTGGCCACTCCTTCGAGTTCCGCGTGACCTCTGAGGACCCGTCGAAGGACCTGACCCCCACGGCAGGCCGCCTCGACGAGGTGCACTGGCCCCTGGGCCCCGGCATCCGTCTGGAGCTGGGCATCGATCAGGGCGACTCCGTGCAGACCGCCTTCGATTCCATGATCGCCAAGATCATCGTCACCGGCGCGGATCGCGAGCAGGCGCTGGCCCGTTCGCGCCGCGCGCTGGCCGAGTTCTCGGTGCAGGGCGTGGCCACTCCGGTTCCCGTCTACCAGGACATCATCAACGATCCCGACTTCTGCGGCGTCGGCGGCTTCAACATCTCCACGCGCTGGTTCGAGACGACGTTCATGCCCAAGCACGACTACTCGGACCTGGCTGTGCCCGCCGAGGCCTCGTCGACGGCCGACCTGCCGCGTCAGACCTACATCATCGAGCTGGATGGGCGCCGCGTGTCTCTGACTCTGCCGGCCGGCATGTTCAACGCGCCTGCCGCAGCTGCCCCTCGTCCGCCCCAGCCGCTGCGCTCGGCCCCGCGTCGCGCGGGTTCGTCCACCATTCAGGCTGGCCCGCACCAGGGCGCCCCCGGCGACATCGTCGCTCCAATGCAGGCGATCGTCGTCGCGCTGGCCGTGTCCGAGGGTGACCAGGTCGAGGAAGGCCAGCTCGTGGCCGTCCTCGAAGCCATGAAGATGGAAAAGCCGCTGCTGGCCCCGCGCGCGGGCACCGTCAGGTCCCTGTCGATCAAGCAGGGCGACACCGTGACCGCCGGGACTCGCATCGCCCACATCGCCACTGAAGAGGAGGCAGAATGA
- a CDS encoding acyl-CoA carboxylase subunit beta, giving the protein MSTPSPLTRDGFIQAQDAIAQAAEEKAAQRQHAKKKLTARERLSLFFDDGVWHEVGQFIGGSVREGRIGSAVAAGYGRVQGRMVAAYAQDFSVLGGTLGKVEGDKIVDLIDRGIRMRIPIVGIQDSGGARIQEGVVALAQYGRIFKKTCEASGLVPQISIILGPCAGGAVYQPALTDFIVMTRENSHMFVTGPDVVAATTGEKVTLDELGGAPIHNFQSGVAHHMADTEEEAIDYVRSLLDYLPSSCEVAPPKYEYIPNPEDEAAARAVADLVPTSARQPYDVRDVVRSLVDHGEYVEIQDLFAPNVTIGFACVDGQSVGIVANQPMNDAGTLDVDASEKAARFVRFCDAFGLPIVTFVDVPGYRPGTEQEQAGIIRRGAKVIVAYANATVPMVTVILRKAYGGAYIVMGSKSIGADLAFAWPDAQIAVMGAEGAASIMYRRELAAAREKGTFEETKAELVARYEEETVNPEVSVSSGQLDGIIAPADTRQTIIDSLHLLATKDQRAPHVKRHDNGPL; this is encoded by the coding sequence ATGAGCACCCCCAGCCCGCTCACGCGTGACGGGTTTATTCAGGCCCAGGACGCGATCGCTCAGGCCGCCGAAGAGAAGGCCGCCCAGCGCCAGCACGCGAAAAAGAAGCTGACGGCGCGTGAGCGTCTGTCTCTCTTCTTCGACGACGGCGTGTGGCACGAGGTCGGTCAGTTCATCGGTGGTTCTGTGCGCGAAGGTCGGATCGGTTCAGCTGTGGCCGCCGGTTACGGTCGCGTGCAGGGGCGGATGGTCGCCGCCTACGCGCAGGATTTCTCGGTGCTCGGTGGCACCCTGGGCAAGGTCGAGGGCGACAAGATCGTCGACCTGATCGACCGGGGCATCCGCATGCGCATTCCGATCGTCGGAATTCAGGATTCGGGCGGCGCCCGCATCCAGGAGGGCGTCGTCGCCCTCGCCCAGTACGGCCGCATCTTCAAGAAAACGTGCGAGGCCTCGGGCCTGGTTCCCCAGATTTCGATCATCCTGGGGCCCTGCGCCGGTGGCGCCGTGTATCAGCCGGCCCTCACCGACTTCATCGTCATGACGCGCGAGAATTCGCACATGTTCGTGACGGGCCCGGACGTCGTCGCCGCGACGACCGGTGAGAAGGTCACGCTCGACGAGCTCGGCGGCGCACCGATCCACAACTTCCAGTCGGGCGTCGCCCACCACATGGCCGACACCGAGGAAGAGGCAATCGACTACGTGCGGTCCCTGCTGGACTATCTGCCTTCCTCATGCGAGGTCGCTCCCCCCAAGTACGAGTACATTCCCAATCCCGAGGACGAGGCTGCGGCCCGCGCGGTTGCCGACCTGGTTCCGACGTCGGCGCGTCAGCCCTACGACGTGCGCGACGTGGTGCGTTCGCTCGTTGACCACGGTGAGTACGTGGAGATTCAGGACCTGTTCGCTCCCAACGTGACGATCGGTTTCGCGTGTGTCGATGGCCAGTCGGTGGGCATCGTGGCAAACCAGCCGATGAACGACGCTGGCACGCTCGACGTGGATGCCTCGGAGAAGGCGGCCCGCTTCGTGCGTTTCTGCGACGCGTTCGGCCTGCCGATCGTCACCTTCGTGGACGTTCCCGGCTACCGTCCGGGCACCGAGCAGGAGCAGGCGGGCATCATCCGCCGCGGCGCGAAGGTGATCGTTGCCTACGCGAACGCAACCGTGCCGATGGTGACCGTCATCCTGCGTAAGGCCTACGGCGGCGCCTACATCGTGATGGGTTCGAAGTCGATCGGCGCGGACCTGGCGTTCGCGTGGCCCGACGCTCAGATTGCCGTCATGGGCGCGGAGGGCGCGGCTTCGATCATGTACCGCCGCGAACTTGCTGCCGCCCGCGAGAAAGGGACCTTCGAGGAGACGAAGGCCGAGCTTGTGGCCCGCTACGAGGAGGAGACCGTCAACCCCGAGGTCTCCGTGTCCTCGGGCCAGCTCGACGGCATCATCGCTCCCGCCGATACCCGCCAGACCATCATCGATTCCCTGCACCTGCTGGCCACGAAGGACCAGCGTGCACCCCACGTCAAGCGTCACGATAACGGCCCTCTGTGA